One window from the genome of Pseudomonas frederiksbergensis encodes:
- the inhA gene encoding isonitrile hydratase, which yields MTLQIGFLLFPQVQQLDLTGPYDVLASLPDVKVHLIWKDLAPVTASTGLVLLPTTTFEDCPKLDVICVPGGSGVGPLMEDEQTLTFIKRQAAHAKYITSVCTGSLVLGAAGLLQGKRATTHWAFHSLLQPMGATPIKDRVVRDGNLLTGGGITAGIDFALTLAAELFDRDTAELVQLQLEYAPAPPFASGSPDTAPTQVLEEANRRSAESFRVRSQITQRAAARLAKV from the coding sequence ATGACGTTGCAGATCGGTTTTCTGTTATTCCCACAGGTTCAGCAACTGGATCTCACCGGCCCTTATGACGTGCTGGCCTCGCTGCCGGATGTGAAAGTGCACCTGATCTGGAAAGACCTGGCACCCGTGACCGCCAGCACCGGGCTGGTCTTGCTGCCGACCACCACGTTCGAGGACTGCCCGAAGCTCGACGTAATCTGCGTACCCGGCGGCAGCGGCGTGGGTCCGCTGATGGAAGACGAGCAGACCTTGACCTTTATCAAGCGCCAGGCAGCCCACGCCAAGTACATCACCTCGGTGTGCACCGGTTCACTGGTACTGGGTGCTGCGGGGTTGTTGCAAGGCAAGCGCGCCACCACCCATTGGGCTTTTCACAGCCTGTTGCAGCCGATGGGCGCGACACCCATCAAGGACCGCGTGGTACGCGACGGTAATCTATTGACTGGCGGAGGCATCACGGCGGGTATCGACTTTGCCTTGACCCTGGCAGCAGAGTTGTTCGACCGGGACACCGCCGAGCTGGTCCAATTACAGCTTGAATACGCTCCCGCTCCACCATTTGCCTCAGGGAGCCCGGACACTGCGCCTACGCAGGTACTGGAAGAGGCCAACCGACGTTCTGCGGAATCGTTCCGGGTGCGTTCGCAGATCACTCAGCGAGCTGCGGCACGGTTGGCAAAGGTGTAG
- a CDS encoding SRPBCC family protein, with product MHLPDRIERKILLKAPRSQVWRALANAEIFGQWFGVNLKGKRFVAGVRTQGQITYPGYEHLVWDVMVERVEPERVFSFRWHPYAVEPKIDYSQETETRVQFELEDMNGGTLLKVVESGFNGIPEARRLKAFRMDSRGWDEQMANIEEFLSKA from the coding sequence ATGCATTTACCTGATCGTATTGAAAGAAAGATCTTACTGAAGGCGCCCCGTTCGCAGGTTTGGCGCGCTCTGGCCAATGCTGAGATCTTCGGCCAATGGTTTGGTGTGAATCTCAAAGGGAAACGTTTTGTCGCAGGCGTGCGCACTCAAGGGCAGATCACATACCCAGGCTACGAACATTTGGTTTGGGATGTGATGGTGGAGCGTGTCGAGCCCGAGCGCGTGTTTTCGTTTCGATGGCACCCCTACGCTGTCGAGCCGAAGATCGATTACTCCCAGGAGACCGAGACCCGGGTGCAGTTCGAACTTGAAGATATGAATGGCGGCACGTTGCTAAAGGTCGTGGAATCGGGATTCAACGGTATTCCTGAGGCTCGTCGACTCAAGGCGTTCCGCATGGACAGTCGTGGCTGGGATGAGCAAATGGCCAATATCGAAGAGTTCCTGAGCAAGGCTTGA
- a CDS encoding SDR family oxidoreductase translates to MSDIQNKVVVITGASSGIGEAAARLLAARGACVVLGARRADRLQTLVQELEAAGHRAACKAVDVTRRDDVQSLIDFAVEKYGRLDVIINNAGVMPLSKLEALKVEEWDRMIDVNIRGVLHGIAAGLPLMQRQRSGQFINIASIGAYAVSPTAAVYCATKFAVRAISEGLRQEVGGDVRVTVISPGVTESELAESISDEGGRAEMREFRRIAIPAEAIARAIAYAIEQPADVDVSELVVRPTASPY, encoded by the coding sequence ATGTCCGATATTCAAAACAAAGTCGTTGTCATCACGGGCGCCAGCAGCGGGATTGGCGAGGCGGCGGCACGCTTGCTGGCAGCCCGGGGAGCTTGCGTTGTGCTCGGCGCCCGGCGCGCGGACCGCTTGCAAACGCTTGTGCAGGAACTTGAGGCCGCCGGCCACCGCGCTGCCTGTAAAGCCGTTGACGTGACCCGTCGCGACGACGTCCAGAGCCTGATCGATTTCGCCGTCGAAAAATACGGCCGGCTCGATGTGATCATCAATAACGCCGGCGTCATGCCCCTCTCCAAGCTCGAGGCCCTGAAAGTCGAGGAATGGGATCGGATGATCGACGTCAACATTCGCGGCGTGCTCCACGGTATCGCCGCAGGCCTGCCACTGATGCAACGCCAGCGCAGCGGTCAATTCATCAACATCGCCTCCATCGGTGCCTACGCTGTCAGCCCGACGGCCGCCGTGTACTGCGCCACGAAGTTCGCCGTGCGGGCCATTTCCGAGGGCCTGCGCCAGGAAGTGGGCGGCGACGTTCGCGTGACCGTGATTTCCCCCGGCGTTACCGAATCGGAACTGGCCGAGAGCATTTCCGATGAAGGCGGGCGCGCCGAGATGCGCGAGTTCCGCAGGATCGCCATCCCCGCCGAGGCCATCGCCCGGGCCATTGCATACGCCATCGAACAACCGGCCGACGTCGACGTCAGCGAACTGGTCGTGCGGCCGACGGCCAGCCCGTATTGA
- a CDS encoding alpha/beta fold hydrolase: MTSASKVNFTVTPLLRIAYEEHGTASGDPIVLLHGFPYDPRTFDEVAPVLAQRGYRVIVPYLRGYGPTRFNEPAIARTGQQAALAQDLLDLMDTLDIPQAALCGYDWGGRAACIVAALWPERVRCLVTGDGYNLQDIPRSTEPLDPQTEHRLWYQYYFHTARGVEGLKRNRRELCQLLWQLWSPTWKRGEELYRLSAPSFDNPDFVEVVIHSYRHRFMYAPGDPTLEWMEEKLAEQPKISVPSISLCGADDGVGPPPEDDEDAGHFSGFYERRVLPGVGHNIPQEAPQATVKALLDLLER; encoded by the coding sequence ATGACATCTGCGTCCAAGGTCAATTTCACGGTGACGCCACTGCTGCGCATCGCCTATGAAGAACACGGCACCGCCAGCGGCGACCCGATCGTTCTGCTGCACGGTTTTCCCTACGACCCGCGCACCTTCGACGAAGTTGCCCCGGTCCTGGCCCAACGCGGCTATCGGGTCATCGTGCCGTACCTGCGCGGCTATGGCCCGACCCGGTTCAATGAACCAGCCATCGCCCGCACCGGCCAACAGGCCGCATTGGCCCAGGACCTGCTGGACCTGATGGACACCCTCGACATTCCCCAAGCAGCGCTGTGCGGCTATGACTGGGGTGGCCGTGCCGCGTGCATCGTGGCCGCCTTGTGGCCCGAGCGCGTTCGCTGCCTGGTCACTGGCGATGGGTACAATCTGCAGGACATTCCTCGCTCCACCGAGCCGCTGGATCCGCAAACCGAGCATCGTCTCTGGTATCAGTATTACTTCCACACCGCACGCGGCGTTGAAGGTTTGAAGCGGAACCGCCGGGAACTGTGCCAGTTGCTCTGGCAGCTATGGTCGCCGACCTGGAAGCGCGGCGAGGAGCTGTACCGGCTGAGCGCGCCGTCATTCGACAATCCGGACTTTGTAGAAGTGGTGATCCATTCCTATCGCCACCGGTTCATGTACGCCCCCGGGGATCCGACGCTGGAATGGATGGAGGAAAAACTCGCGGAGCAACCGAAGATCAGCGTGCCGAGCATTTCCCTCTGCGGTGCCGATGACGGCGTGGGTCCACCGCCGGAGGACGATGAAGATGCAGGGCATTTCAGCGGATTCTACGAACGCCGCGTACTGCCTGGCGTCGGCCACAACATTCCCCAGGAAGCGCCGCAAGCCACGGTCAAGGCGTTGCTGGATCTGCTTGAGCGTTGA
- a CDS encoding AraC family transcriptional regulator: MSVSTSITITPDNRVDLRRAELASLMKRFAPEYGVHSTAIEALHLIRSDQPTEALHVVHKPGLCVIVQGRKEVTLADERYVYDPLNYLVVSVTLPLAGQVIEASPEQPYLCIRLDIDPAQICRLIADASPIGVPTERADRGLFLDSIDEPLLDAMLRLMRLLDSPDDIATLAPLAQQEIFYRLLRGSQGRRLHEIAIPDTQTHRISRAIEWLNSHYAEPLSIDSLAQMINLSPSALHHRFKAVTAMSPLQYQKQLRLQEARRLLLAENCDVSSIGYKMGYESPSQFSREYSRLFGASPSKDIARLRAMAVQANSA; this comes from the coding sequence ATGTCGGTATCCACGTCCATCACCATCACGCCCGATAACCGCGTAGACCTGCGTCGCGCCGAACTGGCGAGCCTGATGAAGCGCTTCGCCCCGGAATATGGCGTCCACTCCACGGCCATCGAGGCCTTGCACCTGATTCGCAGCGACCAGCCCACCGAAGCCTTGCACGTCGTGCATAAACCGGGGCTCTGCGTCATTGTCCAAGGGCGCAAAGAGGTCACGCTGGCGGACGAACGCTACGTTTATGACCCGCTCAATTACCTGGTGGTATCGGTGACGCTGCCGCTGGCCGGCCAAGTGATCGAGGCCAGTCCCGAGCAACCGTACCTATGCATTCGCCTCGACATTGATCCGGCCCAGATCTGTCGGTTGATCGCCGATGCCAGCCCCATTGGCGTACCGACCGAAAGGGCCGATCGCGGATTGTTCCTGGATAGCATCGATGAACCCTTGCTCGACGCAATGCTGCGTTTAATGCGGTTGCTCGACAGCCCAGACGACATCGCTACCCTTGCGCCCTTGGCCCAACAGGAGATCTTCTATCGGCTATTGCGAGGATCCCAAGGTCGGCGTCTGCATGAAATTGCCATTCCTGACACGCAGACACATCGCATCAGCCGCGCCATCGAGTGGCTCAACAGCCATTACGCCGAGCCGTTGAGCATCGATAGCCTGGCGCAAATGATCAATCTCAGCCCTTCGGCCCTGCATCATCGCTTTAAAGCCGTGACCGCCATGAGCCCGCTCCAGTACCAGAAACAGCTGCGCCTGCAGGAGGCCCGACGACTGCTCCTGGCCGAGAACTGCGACGTTTCGTCAATCGGCTACAAGATGGGCTATGAAAGCCCTTCCCAGTTCAGCCGTGAGTACAGCCGTCTATTTGGCGCCTCGCCCAGCAAGGACATCGCTCGCCTGCGCGCCATGGCAGTGCAGGCCAATAGCGCCTGA
- a CDS encoding Atu4866 domain-containing protein — translation MRKAFGNQDKFVGLWVTADGVIRHRLLPGGRYDEARGTRESAYQGDYWLQDDHIEYHDDTGFTADGDFRDGVLYHAGMVLYRQEK, via the coding sequence ATGAGAAAGGCATTCGGCAACCAAGACAAATTCGTCGGCCTTTGGGTAACCGCCGATGGCGTGATCCGCCATCGGCTGCTACCGGGCGGTCGGTACGATGAAGCAAGGGGCACTCGAGAGAGCGCTTATCAGGGCGACTACTGGCTTCAGGACGACCATATCGAATATCACGACGATACCGGTTTTACCGCCGACGGGGATTTTCGCGATGGGGTGCTGTACCACGCCGGGATGGTCTTGTATCGCCAGGAGAAATAG
- a CDS encoding GlxA family transcriptional regulator, which produces MPNTPKSVHVLAFANVQVLDVTGPLQVFASANDLARGQGLPAPYAPTVVAAGGGAVMSSAGLALMAEPLPNASSDTLLIAGGWGVYEAAEDPALVAWVKHQGMRSRRVASVCTGAFLLAASGWLDGRRVATHWTRCEQLARQHPKLQVEPNPIFIQDGPVWTSAGVTAGIDLALALVEEDLGRTMALEVARHLVVFLKRPGGQSQFSATLALQKRGGRFDRLHAWIAENLTRDLGLSSLAAEAGMSERSFVRHYRAETGQTPARAVELIRVETARRLLADSAVPVKRVALQCGFGSEETLRRSFLRAVGVTPQAYRERFNAQADPATP; this is translated from the coding sequence ATGCCAAATACCCCGAAATCCGTTCATGTGCTGGCCTTCGCCAATGTGCAGGTGCTGGATGTCACCGGCCCTCTGCAAGTCTTCGCGTCAGCCAACGACCTGGCCCGTGGGCAAGGCTTGCCGGCGCCTTATGCGCCGACTGTCGTCGCTGCCGGTGGCGGGGCGGTGATGTCGTCGGCGGGGTTGGCGCTGATGGCTGAGCCGCTTCCCAATGCAAGCAGCGACACGTTGTTGATCGCTGGCGGTTGGGGCGTATACGAAGCCGCCGAGGATCCGGCCCTGGTGGCCTGGGTCAAGCACCAAGGAATGCGTTCGCGAAGGGTCGCGTCGGTGTGTACCGGCGCGTTCTTGCTGGCCGCCAGTGGCTGGCTGGACGGGCGGCGGGTAGCGACTCACTGGACCCGCTGCGAACAACTCGCCCGGCAACATCCAAAGTTGCAGGTCGAACCCAATCCGATTTTCATCCAGGACGGCCCGGTCTGGACGTCGGCCGGTGTCACGGCCGGGATTGACCTTGCGTTGGCCTTGGTGGAAGAAGACCTTGGCCGCACGATGGCCTTGGAGGTCGCGCGGCACTTGGTGGTCTTCCTCAAGCGCCCCGGCGGGCAATCGCAGTTCAGCGCTACCCTGGCGCTACAAAAGCGGGGCGGTCGCTTCGACAGGTTGCATGCCTGGATCGCCGAGAATCTTACGCGGGACCTGGGCTTGTCGAGCCTGGCCGCCGAGGCGGGCATGAGCGAACGCAGTTTTGTCCGCCATTACCGCGCCGAGACGGGCCAGACCCCAGCCCGCGCCGTGGAGCTGATCCGCGTCGAGACCGCCCGCCGCCTGCTTGCAGACAGCGCCGTGCCGGTCAAGCGCGTTGCCCTGCAATGTGGCTTCGGCAGTGAAGAAACCCTGCGCCGCAGTTTCTTGCGAGCCGTGGGCGTGACGCCCCAGGCCTATCGGGAGCGGTTCAACGCTCAAGCAGATCCAGCAACGCCTTGA
- a CDS encoding lysozyme inhibitor LprI family protein, producing MSTRLLLPLVPLFLIGMANADDCANAMTQAAMNQCAAQESKAADKELNTLYKKITARLKDNAEAKQLLVKAQRAWIGFRDAECSFSASGVEGGSVYPMIHNGCITRLTKARVQAFKIYLECKEGDLSCPVPGA from the coding sequence ATGTCCACCCGCTTGCTGCTGCCCCTGGTGCCGCTGTTTTTGATCGGCATGGCGAACGCTGATGATTGCGCCAATGCGATGACCCAAGCTGCGATGAACCAATGTGCGGCCCAGGAGAGCAAGGCTGCCGACAAAGAATTGAATACCTTGTACAAAAAAATCACGGCGCGTCTCAAAGACAATGCCGAGGCCAAGCAGCTTTTGGTCAAGGCACAACGCGCCTGGATTGGTTTTCGTGACGCCGAATGCAGCTTTTCTGCGTCCGGTGTTGAAGGCGGCAGCGTCTATCCGATGATCCACAATGGCTGCATCACCCGCTTGACGAAAGCGCGAGTTCAAGCGTTCAAAATCTATCTTGAATGCAAGGAAGGGGATCTGAGCTGCCCTGTGCCGGGGGCTTGA
- the rhtA gene encoding threonine/homoserine exporter RhtA, which translates to MTPPNRSLASSLFPVALLLVAMASIQSGASLAKSMFPIVGAQGTTTLRLIFASIIMLLLLRPWRAKLTAQSLRTVLVYGMALGGMNFLFYMSLRTVPLGIAVALEFTGPLAVAIYASRRAIDFLWIALALVGLLLLIPNGAASTSIDLIGAGYALGAGVCWALYILFGQKAGADNGVQTAALGVMIAALFVAPIGIVHAGAALLTPSLIPIAIAVAILSTALPYTLEMISLTRIPARTFGTLMSVEPAIGALSGLVFLQEYLSLAQWAAITCIILASVGATLTMGDAAKPVIAAD; encoded by the coding sequence ATGACTCCACCCAATCGCAGCCTGGCCTCTTCTTTATTTCCGGTTGCCTTGCTACTGGTCGCCATGGCCTCCATCCAGTCCGGCGCTTCCCTCGCCAAGAGCATGTTCCCGATAGTAGGCGCGCAAGGCACGACGACCCTGCGGCTGATTTTCGCCAGCATCATCATGTTGTTATTGCTACGCCCGTGGCGGGCCAAACTCACAGCCCAATCCTTGCGCACCGTGTTGGTCTACGGGATGGCCCTGGGGGGCATGAATTTTCTCTTTTATATGTCACTTCGTACCGTTCCGCTGGGCATTGCGGTGGCATTGGAGTTTACCGGCCCTCTGGCGGTTGCGATTTATGCGTCACGTCGGGCGATTGATTTTCTCTGGATTGCCCTGGCGTTGGTCGGCCTGCTGCTGCTCATACCCAACGGAGCCGCCAGCACCAGCATCGACTTGATCGGAGCAGGCTATGCATTGGGCGCAGGCGTGTGCTGGGCACTGTACATTTTGTTTGGCCAGAAAGCCGGCGCGGACAACGGCGTGCAGACCGCTGCACTAGGGGTCATGATCGCCGCACTGTTTGTCGCGCCCATTGGCATTGTGCACGCCGGTGCCGCACTGCTGACACCAAGTCTTATTCCAATCGCCATTGCGGTGGCCATTCTGTCTACTGCCCTCCCTTATACCTTGGAGATGATTTCCCTGACCCGAATTCCCGCCCGCACGTTCGGCACGCTGATGAGTGTCGAGCCCGCGATCGGCGCCTTGTCGGGACTGGTGTTCCTTCAGGAATACCTATCGCTGGCGCAGTGGGCCGCCATTACCTGCATTATCCTTGCGTCAGTCGGCGCAACGCTGACGATGGGCGATGCCGCCAAACCCGTCATTGCGGCAGATTAA
- a CDS encoding glycoside hydrolase family 15 protein, which yields MADHDEPQSPIENHGIIGDMRTAALVNDRGSVDFFCWPEFDSPSIFCSLLDTPDAGIFQLSPDLPDARRQQIYLPDTNVLQTRWLSDGVVVEITDLLPIGDSEDDLPVLMRRVRMTVGSATFRMRCAVRHDYSRAATTARQDGDHIVFEAAQQPSLRLCADQPLTLDGQAAVAEFTLAQGQTAEFLLGSIDDPRLVDDTSTLCLERTLAFWRGWISQSNYRGRWREMVNRSALALKLLTSRKQGAILAAATFGLPESRGGERNWDYRYTWIRDASFTVYAFMRLGFVDEANAYMRWLRGRVSDCCDQPTKLNILYGLDGRLELPETELTHLKGFGDARPVRIGNLAYQQVQLDIFGELMDAVYLVNKYGEAISHQGWKHTVDVVDQVCTIWQDKDVGIWEMRGDKQHFLHSRLMCWVAVDRAIRLASKRSLPAPFARWDETRQAIYDDIWTNFWNDEHQHFVQRLGSTALDGSMLLMPLVRFVSARDPRWLSTLDAIEKDLVRDGMVYRYRTDDSPIDGLSGTEGSFVACSFWYVECLARAGRVEKAQLEFEQLMRYANPLGLYAEEFDSHGYHLGNLPQALSHLALISAASFLDRKLSGEKNHWQP from the coding sequence ATGGCTGATCATGACGAACCGCAAAGCCCCATCGAGAATCACGGGATTATTGGCGACATGCGCACCGCCGCGCTGGTCAATGATCGTGGCAGCGTGGACTTTTTCTGCTGGCCGGAATTCGACAGCCCATCGATCTTCTGTTCGCTGTTGGACACTCCTGACGCCGGTATCTTCCAACTTTCGCCGGACTTGCCGGACGCCCGTCGCCAGCAAATCTACCTGCCTGACACCAATGTCCTGCAGACCCGCTGGCTGAGCGACGGCGTGGTGGTAGAGATCACCGATCTGCTGCCCATCGGCGACAGCGAGGATGACCTGCCTGTGCTGATGCGCCGGGTACGCATGACAGTCGGCAGCGCGACGTTTCGCATGCGTTGCGCGGTGCGCCATGATTATTCCCGTGCCGCGACCACGGCGCGCCAGGACGGCGACCACATCGTATTCGAAGCCGCGCAACAACCCAGCCTGCGCTTGTGCGCCGACCAGCCCCTGACGCTCGACGGCCAGGCGGCAGTGGCCGAGTTCACCCTGGCGCAAGGCCAGACCGCGGAGTTCCTGCTGGGCAGCATCGACGACCCACGCCTCGTGGACGACACCAGCACCTTGTGCCTGGAGCGAACCCTGGCGTTCTGGCGCGGCTGGATCAGCCAATCCAACTACCGCGGTCGCTGGCGAGAGATGGTCAACCGCTCGGCGCTGGCGCTGAAACTGCTGACGTCACGTAAGCAGGGCGCCATCCTCGCCGCCGCCACCTTCGGCCTGCCGGAATCACGTGGCGGCGAGCGCAATTGGGATTACCGCTACACCTGGATCCGCGACGCCTCGTTCACCGTCTACGCGTTCATGCGCCTGGGCTTTGTCGACGAAGCCAACGCCTACATGCGCTGGCTGCGCGGCCGGGTCAGCGACTGCTGCGATCAGCCAACCAAGCTCAACATTCTCTACGGCCTGGACGGTCGGCTTGAGTTGCCGGAAACCGAGCTGACGCATCTGAAGGGCTTCGGCGACGCGCGACCGGTGCGTATCGGCAACCTGGCCTACCAGCAGGTGCAACTGGACATCTTCGGCGAGTTGATGGACGCGGTGTACCTGGTCAACAAATACGGTGAAGCCATCTCCCATCAGGGCTGGAAACACACGGTCGATGTGGTGGACCAGGTGTGCACGATCTGGCAGGACAAGGATGTCGGCATCTGGGAAATGCGCGGCGACAAGCAGCATTTCCTGCATTCGCGGCTGATGTGCTGGGTGGCCGTGGACCGCGCCATCCGCCTGGCGAGCAAACGCTCCCTGCCCGCCCCGTTCGCCCGTTGGGATGAAACCCGCCAGGCCATCTACGACGACATCTGGACGAATTTCTGGAACGACGAGCACCAACATTTCGTCCAGCGCCTGGGCAGCACCGCCCTCGACGGATCGATGCTGCTGATGCCGTTGGTGCGCTTCGTCAGCGCCCGCGACCCGCGCTGGTTGTCGACCCTGGACGCCATCGAAAAAGACCTGGTGCGCGACGGCATGGTCTATCGCTACCGCACCGACGACAGCCCCATCGATGGTCTCAGCGGCACCGAAGGTTCGTTCGTCGCCTGCTCATTCTGGTACGTCGAATGCCTGGCCCGCGCCGGCCGCGTGGAAAAAGCCCAGCTGGAATTCGAACAACTGATGCGCTACGCCAATCCGCTGGGGCTGTACGCCGAGGAATTCGACAGCCACGGTTATCACCTCGGCAACCTGCCCCAGGCATTGAGCCATTTGGCGCTGATCAGCGCGGCGAGCTTCCTGGATCGCAAGTTGAGTGGGGAGAAAAATCACTGGCAGCCGTGA